In the Topomyia yanbarensis strain Yona2022 chromosome 3, ASM3024719v1, whole genome shotgun sequence genome, one interval contains:
- the LOC131688292 gene encoding cold shock domain-containing protein E1 isoform X2: MGSQTKPFRSGDAPFLDYVDYGQRDMFFSGQGNPPSASRTPMTPSNSFPPIGTFTLESATMSTASAPPNQNSVFGGGDSMSVLGNSGNTGTIGVFSSNPMMNMSSNAGNNSGTGGNSSNTYGSGPQNNNGSDANQGTRETGIIEKLLHSYGFIQCCERQARLFFHFSQFGGTIEHLKIGDPVEFEMTYDRRTGKPIASQVTKIAPEVVLSEERVTGTVTTELKTELSNASSSDTTTGRISYENRGECFFLPYTKDDVEGNVTLRAGDKVSFQIATNQRGNLGACHIRLENPAHPVKYRGVVCSMKDTFGFIERADVVKEIFFHFSETDNTIELRPGDDVEFIIQTRNGKEVACNIARLPPGSVIFEDVDSTIYKGQVLKSLDRNNQLRQQNNDPLPGRIRYRAADHSEVEVPFGDKDQKGDFTLRHGDWVQFLLATDRRDQLQRATSISLLDETFQVSGEKREQGVVASLKEGFGFLRCVERNPRLFFHFTEVLDTSREICVDDEVEFTVIQDPGSSFANTRQSAIRIKHLPTGTVKFENLIESNVEGIVSREAPKSPTKSQDRTEGGVISYGQGPNKKTIMYFLKDCDKAPRVGDKVRFNICQVKRNKELIATNIQEITNNPHQLQQQTSLNAGVDQQQLLQQQQSQQMQLASLQTLQQAPHSPSAGMNNGNRTLNNSSSMLKANYANGNIKTGKIQHGFIAVLKENFGFIETIEHDQEVFFHFSNFIGNTSALELGHEVEYSLSTRSAVNAGNCIPAENVKIISKGSIPQSKVLPALYNGIVLRPLRCINPDQLEYCGLVQVRNETGDALSTHEFGITSLKNKRDLLQKDDVVTFKIDEQNRAVEVTSIRTKKQAKVDSVKGLFGFLDFEVEEGKKLFFHMSEVQGGGSLYPGDSVEFSIVTNQRNGKTSACNMIKVADMNGMRAERLLSRIKINSVDDSGPRLTVIRAPKGPDGTKGFHISVRAPRLVGICLE; encoded by the exons ATGGGGAGCCAAACGAAACCATTTCGATCCGGCGACG CTCCGTTCCTGGATTACGTTGACTACGGCCAACGGGACATGTTCTTCAGCGGTCAAGGCAATCCCCCGTCAGCCTCGCGAACACCGATGACTCCGTCGAACTCGTTCCCGCCCATCGGTACCTTCACGCTGGAATCGGCAACCATGTCTACGGCTTCGGCACCACCGAATCAAAATTCGGTCTTTGGCGGTGGAGATTCGATGAGCGTGCTTGGTAATTCGGGAAATACCGGCACAATTGGCGTTTTCAGCTCTAATCCCATGATGAACATGTCCAGCAACGCGGGAAACAATAGCGGCACCGGTGGGAATTCGAGCAACACTTATGGAAGTGGCCCCCAGAATAATAATGGTTCCGATGCAAACCAGGGCACTCGAGAGACCGGCATCATAGAGAAGCTATTG CACTCGTACGGGTTCATTCAATGCTGCGAGCGCCAGGCTAGGCTCTTCTTCCACTTTTCTCAGTTCGGTGGTACTATCGAACATCTCAAGATCGGCGATCCGGTTGAATTCGAGATGACGTACGATAGGCGCACCGGGAAACCCATCGCCAGTCAAGTGACTAAGATTGCTCCGGAAGTTGTTCTGTCGGAGGAACGTGTTACCGGAACTGTTACCACCGAACTGAAGACCGAACTGTCGAATGCATCCTCGAGCGACACAACGACCGGACGGATCAGCTACGAGAATCGGGGCGAATGCTTTTTCCTACCTTATACCAAAGATGATGTGGAAGGGAATGTGACACTGAGGGCTGGCGATAAGGTCAGCTTTCAGATCGCCACTAATCAACG CGGCAACTTGGGCGCATGCCATATACGGTTGGAGAACCCGGCTCATCCAGTCAAGTATCGCGGGGTGGTTTGCTCTATGAAGGACACTTTTGGATTCATCGAGCGTGCGGATGTGGTAAAGGAGATCTTTTTCCACTTCTCCGAGACGGACAACACCATCGAATTAAGACCGGGCGATGATGTTGAGTTTATCATACAAACCCGGAAT GGCAAAGAGGTCGCATGCAACATTGCCCGTCTCCCGCCGGGCTCAGTTATATTCGAGGATGTCGATTCCACCATCTACAAGGGCCAGGTGCTAAAATCGCTAGATCGCAATAACCAACTACGGCAACAGAACAACGATCCGCTACCCGGACGAATTAGATATAGAGCTGCCGATCATTCGGAAGTAGAAGTGCCATTCGGGGATAAGGACCAGAAGGGTGACTTTACTCTACGCCATGGCGATTGGGTACAGTTTCTGCTGGCAACCGATCGCCGTGATCAACTGCAGCGGGCGACGTCGATTTCGCTCCTAGACGAAACGTTCCAGGTATCCGGGGAAAAGCGCGAACAGGGTGTCGTAGCTTCACTCAAGGAAGGTTTTGGCTTTTTGCGCTGCGTTGAGCGTAATCCAAGACTGTTTTTCCACTTCACTGAGGTTTTGGATACG AGCCGCGAAATTTGTGTTGATGACGAAGTAGAATTCACCGTTATTCAGGATCCGGGATCTAGCTTTGCCAATACTCGCCAGAGTGCGATTCGCATCAAGCATCTGCCAACGGGAACGGTCAAGTTTGAAAACTTGATCGAGAGCAACGTTGAAGGTATTGTTTCGCGTGAAGCTCCCAAAAGTCCGACTAAATCGCAGGATCGTACAGAGGGTGGTGTCATTTCCTACGGCCAAGGCCCTAACAAAAAGACTATAATGTATTTCTTGAAAGATTGTGATAAAGCACCGCGTGTGGGTGATAAAGTTAGATTCAATATCTGTCAA GTAAAACGTAACAAGGAGTTGATTGCTACTAACATTCAAGAAATCACTAACAACCCTCATCAACTGCAACAACAAACGTCATTAAATGCAGGAGTTGATCAGCAGCAGCTccttcaacagcaacagtctcaACAGATGCAACTCGCTTCACTACAAACTCTTCAGCAGGCACCACATTCACCTAGCGCTGGTATGAACAACGGTAACCGCACTTTGAATAACAGCTCCAGTATGTTGAAAGCTAACTacgcaaatgggaatatcaaaACCGGGAAGATTCAACATGGTTTCATCGCTGTGTTAAAG GAAAACTTCGGTTTCATCGAAACCATCGAGCACGATCAGGAAGTATTCTTCCACTTTAGTAACTTTATAGGCAACACTAGCGCCTTGGAACTGGGCCATGAAGTCGAGTATTCTTTGTCCACCCGTAGTGCGGTCAATGCAGGCAACTGCATTCCGGCCGAGAATGTTAAAATCATCTCTAAAGGTAGCATCCCCCAGTCGAAGGTTCTGCCAGCGCTGTACAACGGAATCGTTTTGCGTCCATTGAGGTGCATTAATCCAGATCAGCTGGAATATTGTGGGCTGGTGCAGGTACGCAACGAAACTGGTGATGCCCTATCGACCCACGAGTTTGGCATTACCAGCCTGAAGAACAAGCGGGACTTGTTGCAAAAGGATGATGTCGTGACATTTAAGATTGACGAACAGAACCGTGCCGTTGAG GTTACATCGATCCGCACCAAGAAGCAGGCCAAGGTTGACTCCGTCAAGGGTTTATTTGGCTTTCTGGACTTTGAGGTGGAGGAAGGCAAGAAATTGTTCTTCCATATGTCAGAGGTGCAAGGGGGTGGTAGCTTGTATCCTGGCGATTCTGTGGAATTCTCCATTGTCACTAATCAG CGCAACGGCAAAACATCCGCTTGTAATATGATCAAGGTGGCGGACATGAACGGAATGAGGGCCGAAAGACTACTGTCGCGCATCAAAATTAATTCAGTTGACGATAGCGGACCACGTTTGACGGTGATTCGTGCACCGAAAGGACCAGATGGTACAAAAGGCTTCCATATTTCAGTCAGAGCTCCACGTTTAGTTG
- the LOC131688292 gene encoding cold shock domain-containing protein E1 isoform X1 has product MGSQTKPFRSGDAPFLDYVDYGQRDMFFSGQGNPPSASRTPMTPSNSFPPIGTFTLESATMSTASAPPNQNSVFGGGDSMSVLGNSGNTGTIGVFSSNPMMNMSSNAGNNSGTGGNSSNTYGSGPQNNNGSDANQGTRETGIIEKLLHSYGFIQCCERQARLFFHFSQFGGTIEHLKIGDPVEFEMTYDRRTGKPIASQVTKIAPEVVLSEERVTGTVTTELKTELSNASSSDTTTGRISYENRGECFFLPYTKDDVEGNVTLRAGDKVSFQIATNQRGNLGACHIRLENPAHPVKYRGVVCSMKDTFGFIERADVVKEIFFHFSETDNTIELRPGDDVEFIIQTRNQGKEVACNIARLPPGSVIFEDVDSTIYKGQVLKSLDRNNQLRQQNNDPLPGRIRYRAADHSEVEVPFGDKDQKGDFTLRHGDWVQFLLATDRRDQLQRATSISLLDETFQVSGEKREQGVVASLKEGFGFLRCVERNPRLFFHFTEVLDTSREICVDDEVEFTVIQDPGSSFANTRQSAIRIKHLPTGTVKFENLIESNVEGIVSREAPKSPTKSQDRTEGGVISYGQGPNKKTIMYFLKDCDKAPRVGDKVRFNICQVKRNKELIATNIQEITNNPHQLQQQTSLNAGVDQQQLLQQQQSQQMQLASLQTLQQAPHSPSAGMNNGNRTLNNSSSMLKANYANGNIKTGKIQHGFIAVLKENFGFIETIEHDQEVFFHFSNFIGNTSALELGHEVEYSLSTRSAVNAGNCIPAENVKIISKGSIPQSKVLPALYNGIVLRPLRCINPDQLEYCGLVQVRNETGDALSTHEFGITSLKNKRDLLQKDDVVTFKIDEQNRAVEVTSIRTKKQAKVDSVKGLFGFLDFEVEEGKKLFFHMSEVQGGGSLYPGDSVEFSIVTNQRNGKTSACNMIKVADMNGMRAERLLSRIKINSVDDSGPRLTVIRAPKGPDGTKGFHISVRAPRLVGICLE; this is encoded by the exons ATGGGGAGCCAAACGAAACCATTTCGATCCGGCGACG CTCCGTTCCTGGATTACGTTGACTACGGCCAACGGGACATGTTCTTCAGCGGTCAAGGCAATCCCCCGTCAGCCTCGCGAACACCGATGACTCCGTCGAACTCGTTCCCGCCCATCGGTACCTTCACGCTGGAATCGGCAACCATGTCTACGGCTTCGGCACCACCGAATCAAAATTCGGTCTTTGGCGGTGGAGATTCGATGAGCGTGCTTGGTAATTCGGGAAATACCGGCACAATTGGCGTTTTCAGCTCTAATCCCATGATGAACATGTCCAGCAACGCGGGAAACAATAGCGGCACCGGTGGGAATTCGAGCAACACTTATGGAAGTGGCCCCCAGAATAATAATGGTTCCGATGCAAACCAGGGCACTCGAGAGACCGGCATCATAGAGAAGCTATTG CACTCGTACGGGTTCATTCAATGCTGCGAGCGCCAGGCTAGGCTCTTCTTCCACTTTTCTCAGTTCGGTGGTACTATCGAACATCTCAAGATCGGCGATCCGGTTGAATTCGAGATGACGTACGATAGGCGCACCGGGAAACCCATCGCCAGTCAAGTGACTAAGATTGCTCCGGAAGTTGTTCTGTCGGAGGAACGTGTTACCGGAACTGTTACCACCGAACTGAAGACCGAACTGTCGAATGCATCCTCGAGCGACACAACGACCGGACGGATCAGCTACGAGAATCGGGGCGAATGCTTTTTCCTACCTTATACCAAAGATGATGTGGAAGGGAATGTGACACTGAGGGCTGGCGATAAGGTCAGCTTTCAGATCGCCACTAATCAACG CGGCAACTTGGGCGCATGCCATATACGGTTGGAGAACCCGGCTCATCCAGTCAAGTATCGCGGGGTGGTTTGCTCTATGAAGGACACTTTTGGATTCATCGAGCGTGCGGATGTGGTAAAGGAGATCTTTTTCCACTTCTCCGAGACGGACAACACCATCGAATTAAGACCGGGCGATGATGTTGAGTTTATCATACAAACCCGGAAT CAGGGCAAAGAGGTCGCATGCAACATTGCCCGTCTCCCGCCGGGCTCAGTTATATTCGAGGATGTCGATTCCACCATCTACAAGGGCCAGGTGCTAAAATCGCTAGATCGCAATAACCAACTACGGCAACAGAACAACGATCCGCTACCCGGACGAATTAGATATAGAGCTGCCGATCATTCGGAAGTAGAAGTGCCATTCGGGGATAAGGACCAGAAGGGTGACTTTACTCTACGCCATGGCGATTGGGTACAGTTTCTGCTGGCAACCGATCGCCGTGATCAACTGCAGCGGGCGACGTCGATTTCGCTCCTAGACGAAACGTTCCAGGTATCCGGGGAAAAGCGCGAACAGGGTGTCGTAGCTTCACTCAAGGAAGGTTTTGGCTTTTTGCGCTGCGTTGAGCGTAATCCAAGACTGTTTTTCCACTTCACTGAGGTTTTGGATACG AGCCGCGAAATTTGTGTTGATGACGAAGTAGAATTCACCGTTATTCAGGATCCGGGATCTAGCTTTGCCAATACTCGCCAGAGTGCGATTCGCATCAAGCATCTGCCAACGGGAACGGTCAAGTTTGAAAACTTGATCGAGAGCAACGTTGAAGGTATTGTTTCGCGTGAAGCTCCCAAAAGTCCGACTAAATCGCAGGATCGTACAGAGGGTGGTGTCATTTCCTACGGCCAAGGCCCTAACAAAAAGACTATAATGTATTTCTTGAAAGATTGTGATAAAGCACCGCGTGTGGGTGATAAAGTTAGATTCAATATCTGTCAA GTAAAACGTAACAAGGAGTTGATTGCTACTAACATTCAAGAAATCACTAACAACCCTCATCAACTGCAACAACAAACGTCATTAAATGCAGGAGTTGATCAGCAGCAGCTccttcaacagcaacagtctcaACAGATGCAACTCGCTTCACTACAAACTCTTCAGCAGGCACCACATTCACCTAGCGCTGGTATGAACAACGGTAACCGCACTTTGAATAACAGCTCCAGTATGTTGAAAGCTAACTacgcaaatgggaatatcaaaACCGGGAAGATTCAACATGGTTTCATCGCTGTGTTAAAG GAAAACTTCGGTTTCATCGAAACCATCGAGCACGATCAGGAAGTATTCTTCCACTTTAGTAACTTTATAGGCAACACTAGCGCCTTGGAACTGGGCCATGAAGTCGAGTATTCTTTGTCCACCCGTAGTGCGGTCAATGCAGGCAACTGCATTCCGGCCGAGAATGTTAAAATCATCTCTAAAGGTAGCATCCCCCAGTCGAAGGTTCTGCCAGCGCTGTACAACGGAATCGTTTTGCGTCCATTGAGGTGCATTAATCCAGATCAGCTGGAATATTGTGGGCTGGTGCAGGTACGCAACGAAACTGGTGATGCCCTATCGACCCACGAGTTTGGCATTACCAGCCTGAAGAACAAGCGGGACTTGTTGCAAAAGGATGATGTCGTGACATTTAAGATTGACGAACAGAACCGTGCCGTTGAG GTTACATCGATCCGCACCAAGAAGCAGGCCAAGGTTGACTCCGTCAAGGGTTTATTTGGCTTTCTGGACTTTGAGGTGGAGGAAGGCAAGAAATTGTTCTTCCATATGTCAGAGGTGCAAGGGGGTGGTAGCTTGTATCCTGGCGATTCTGTGGAATTCTCCATTGTCACTAATCAG CGCAACGGCAAAACATCCGCTTGTAATATGATCAAGGTGGCGGACATGAACGGAATGAGGGCCGAAAGACTACTGTCGCGCATCAAAATTAATTCAGTTGACGATAGCGGACCACGTTTGACGGTGATTCGTGCACCGAAAGGACCAGATGGTACAAAAGGCTTCCATATTTCAGTCAGAGCTCCACGTTTAGTTG